The following coding sequences lie in one Pontibacter sp. G13 genomic window:
- a CDS encoding superoxide dismutase yields MDKRTFLKVSALASAGLVSGAIYGCDDQSGSSNGEGSAENANSGNVEAFVLPALPYAYNALEPHIDQMTMEIHHDKHHAGYVKKLNAALADGSYSFESLEGLLASLTDADTAVRNSGGGHWNHSMFWNIMSPKTGQVPEGQLAEAINSAFGDFEAFKTQFGEAAKTRFGSGWAWLSVDSDKKLFVSSTPNQDNPLMTNLVEQAGTPILGIDVWEHAYYLKYQNLRGSYINEFMTIINWEEVAKRFAAAMS; encoded by the coding sequence ATGGACAAGCGAACCTTTCTGAAAGTATCCGCCCTTGCCTCAGCAGGCTTGGTTTCGGGTGCAATCTATGGGTGCGATGACCAATCGGGATCTTCCAATGGGGAAGGCTCCGCAGAAAACGCCAACTCCGGCAACGTCGAGGCATTTGTCCTTCCGGCTTTGCCTTACGCATACAATGCACTTGAGCCTCACATCGATCAGATGACGATGGAGATCCATCACGACAAGCATCACGCAGGCTATGTCAAGAAGCTCAATGCCGCCCTCGCTGATGGAAGCTACTCCTTCGAATCTCTGGAAGGACTCCTTGCCTCCCTGACAGATGCGGATACCGCCGTCAGAAACAGCGGCGGAGGACATTGGAACCATTCCATGTTCTGGAACATCATGTCTCCTAAAACTGGACAAGTTCCAGAAGGCCAGTTAGCCGAAGCCATCAATTCCGCTTTTGGCGATTTCGAGGCTTTCAAAACTCAATTCGGCGAAGCTGCCAAGACGAGATTTGGATCTGGTTGGGCCTGGCTCTCCGTCGATAGCGACAAAAAGCTATTCGTCTCCTCCACCCCAAACCAAGACAATCCATTGATGACGAACTTGGTCGAACAAGCGGGTACCCCCATCCTCGGGATTGATGTTTGGGAACATGCGTATTACCTCAAATACCAGAACCTACGAGGTAGCTACATCAATGAATTCATGACCATCATCAATTGGGAAGAAGTCGCCAAAAGATTCGCGGCGGCGATGTCTTAA
- a CDS encoding SDR family oxidoreductase translates to MTKRILLTGASKGIGLETAKLLAQAGHKLSLAARNIEPLHALKEQYGDQILLVPTDVTKADQVQALADRTVEVFGGIDVLVNNAGMASFDFLKDGKAEDWERMVDVNIKGVLFTLHAVLPVMEKQEDGHIVNLGSVAAHHVFPRSVVYCATKHAVLALSEGLRLELQNKIRTTTISPGAVATEFAAQTTNPELREEMASYLKDGLDPVQVAKLIQQCIELPPEMNMTEMIVRPVKRG, encoded by the coding sequence ATGACTAAACGAATTTTGCTCACAGGAGCCAGCAAGGGAATCGGCCTTGAAACCGCCAAGCTATTGGCACAAGCAGGGCATAAGCTTTCTCTGGCTGCAAGAAATATCGAGCCGCTACATGCGCTCAAGGAGCAATATGGTGACCAGATCCTGTTGGTCCCTACCGATGTGACCAAAGCTGATCAGGTACAGGCATTGGCTGATCGTACTGTGGAGGTATTCGGTGGAATCGATGTGTTGGTCAACAACGCCGGAATGGCTTCCTTCGATTTTCTCAAGGACGGAAAAGCCGAGGATTGGGAGCGAATGGTCGATGTCAATATCAAGGGCGTGCTCTTTACCCTCCATGCGGTCCTGCCAGTGATGGAAAAGCAAGAAGATGGGCATATCGTGAACTTGGGCTCGGTGGCCGCACACCATGTCTTTCCGCGCTCAGTCGTCTATTGTGCGACCAAGCATGCTGTGTTGGCGCTATCGGAAGGTTTGCGATTGGAATTGCAAAACAAGATCCGGACGACCACAATCTCTCCCGGTGCGGTAGCTACGGAGTTCGCGGCTCAAACGACCAATCCTGAATTGCGCGAGGAGATGGCCAGTTATTTGAAAGATGGGCTTGATCCTGTGCAAGTGGCCAAATTGATCCAGCAATGCATCGAGCTTCCGCCTGAGATGAATATGACCGAAATGATTGTCCGTCCCGTAAAGCGTGGATAA